Proteins co-encoded in one Tachysurus fulvidraco isolate hzauxx_2018 chromosome 17, HZAU_PFXX_2.0, whole genome shotgun sequence genomic window:
- the lbx2 gene encoding transcription factor LBX2 produces MTSSKDMKTGSVLQSGSEERRRGPLDQLPPPANSNKPLTPFSIEDILNKPSVKKSVTNLCPPRVLEKVTGANAVRNGLSTPSSPLCALEELASKTFKGLEVSVIQAAEGREHMNAFGQRQVSKKRRKSRTAFTNHQIYELEKRFLYQKYLSPADRDQIAQQLGLTNAQVITWFQNRRAKLKRDLEEMKADVESLKKIPPQTLQKLVSMEDIDDAHGGSAPISPSASPRAHGLRVFPQSPPSSRGQTTDEFSEEDEEIEVDD; encoded by the exons ATGACCTCCAGTAAAGACATGAAGACTGGCTCGGTGTTGCAATCGGGCAGCGAGGAAAGGAGACGGGGTCCTTTAGATCAACTGCCGCCCCCCGCTAACTCCAACAAGCCTCTAACTCCGTTTAGTATTGAGGACATCTTAAACAAGCCGTCCGTGAAGAAGTCGGTGACGAATCTGTGTCCGCCGCGCGTGCTTGAGAAGGTAACGGGAGCGAACGCTGTTCGGAACGGCCTCAGCACTCCGTCCTCACCCTTATGCGCCCTGGAGGAGCTAGCAAGCAAAACTTTTAAAGGGCTTGAAGTCAGCGTTATACAAGCGGCAGAAG GTCGCGAACACATGAACGCTTTCGGTCAGAGGCAGGTGTCGAAAAAGCGGCGAAAGTCGCGCACGGCCTTCACCAACCATCAGATCTACGAGTTAGAGAAGCGCTTCCTGTACCAGAAGTACCTCTCGCCGGCTGACCGTGATCAGATCGCTCAGCAACTCGGCCTCACCAACGCACAGGTCATCACCTGGTTTCAGAACCGACGAGCTAAGCTCAAAAGAGATCTGGAGGAGATGAAGGCAGATGTCGAGTCGCTGAAGAAGATTCCCCCGCAAACGCTGCAGAAACTTGTATCTATGGAGGACATCGACGATGCGCACGGCGGCTCGGCTCCGATATCACCGAGCGCGTCGCCGAGAGCGCACGGCCTCAGAGTCTTCCCTCAGTCGCCGCCTTCATCCCGGGGCCAAACCACGGACGAGTTCTCCGAAGAGGACGAAGAGATTGAGGTGGACGATTGA